The Lacipirellula parvula genome window below encodes:
- a CDS encoding sodium:solute symporter, protein MADAHLAHVDLAVLVAYLVAMIGLGVWFARRQNGADDYMSASRSLPGWAVGLSMFGSYVSSISFLANPGKSYGGNWNAFVFSLATPIAAAAAVQWFVPFFRRSGEVSAYEHLEHRFGPWARTYAVACFLLYQMSRMGTVVLLLGMAVAPLTGWSIPATIVCTGALMTIYTMAGGIKAVVWIGALQSLVLVAGTAACVLAVVWKVPGGVAEIARTGMEFDKFSLGSFGASLSMPTFWVILAYGLVINLSNFATDQSYVQRYITARDDREAAKSVWLTAALYVPTSAVFFFIGTGLFVLYRVQPELLDGITKADKVFPHFIATQLPAGMAGLVVAAIFAASMDSNLNSMATLTLCDIYKRYFRPAASERESLHVLRLATLFWGVAGTAMGLAMIRVESALDAWWQLAGMFSGGVVGLFLLGLMTRANNVASLIGTVTGLIVIAWMMLPSFVDVPPEVRSPLDANLTIVVGTLVIFLVGLGVSKLFVAPGSARG, encoded by the coding sequence ATGGCTGACGCTCATCTTGCTCATGTCGATCTCGCCGTGCTCGTCGCGTACCTCGTCGCGATGATCGGCCTCGGCGTCTGGTTCGCGCGACGGCAGAACGGCGCCGACGACTACATGTCGGCCAGCCGCTCGCTGCCTGGGTGGGCGGTCGGGTTGTCGATGTTCGGCTCGTACGTGAGCAGCATTTCGTTTCTCGCGAACCCCGGCAAATCGTACGGCGGCAATTGGAACGCGTTTGTCTTCTCGCTGGCCACGCCGATCGCAGCGGCCGCGGCGGTGCAGTGGTTCGTACCGTTCTTTCGCCGCAGCGGCGAGGTGTCGGCGTACGAGCATTTGGAACATCGCTTCGGGCCGTGGGCGCGGACGTACGCCGTCGCGTGCTTTCTGCTCTACCAGATGTCGCGGATGGGAACGGTGGTGCTGCTGCTCGGGATGGCGGTGGCGCCGCTCACGGGGTGGTCAATTCCCGCGACCATCGTTTGCACCGGTGCGCTCATGACGATCTACACGATGGCCGGCGGCATCAAGGCGGTCGTGTGGATCGGGGCGCTGCAAAGCTTGGTGCTCGTGGCCGGCACCGCGGCGTGCGTGCTGGCCGTCGTGTGGAAGGTTCCCGGCGGCGTTGCGGAGATTGCTCGCACCGGGATGGAGTTTGACAAGTTCAGCCTCGGCAGTTTTGGCGCCTCGCTAAGCATGCCGACGTTTTGGGTGATTCTCGCCTATGGGCTCGTGATCAACCTGAGCAACTTCGCGACCGACCAAAGTTACGTGCAACGATACATCACGGCTCGCGACGATCGCGAAGCGGCGAAGAGCGTGTGGCTGACGGCCGCGCTTTACGTGCCGACTTCCGCGGTGTTCTTCTTCATCGGGACAGGACTGTTCGTGCTGTACCGCGTGCAGCCGGAACTGCTTGACGGAATCACGAAGGCCGACAAGGTCTTTCCCCACTTCATCGCGACGCAACTGCCGGCGGGAATGGCGGGGCTGGTGGTGGCGGCAATCTTTGCGGCGTCGATGGATTCGAACCTCAACAGCATGGCGACGCTCACGCTGTGCGACATTTACAAACGCTACTTCCGCCCCGCGGCGAGCGAGCGGGAATCGCTGCACGTGCTGCGGTTGGCGACTCTGTTCTGGGGCGTCGCCGGCACGGCGATGGGGCTGGCGATGATCCGCGTTGAGAGTGCGCTCGACGCGTGGTGGCAACTGGCGGGGATGTTTTCGGGCGGCGTCGTGGGACTGTTTTTACTCGGCTTGATGACCCGCGCGAACAATGTCGCGAGCTTGATCGGCACGGTGACGGGATTGATCGTCATTGCGTGGATGATGCTGCCGTCGTTTGTCGACGTACCACCGGAGGTGCGGAGTCCGCTCGATGCGAACCTTACGATCGTGGTGGGAACGCTCGTAATCTTCCTGGTCGGCTTGGGCGTTTCGAAGTTATTCGTAGCCCCTGGCTCCGCCAGGGGGTAG
- a CDS encoding endonuclease/exonuclease/phosphatase family protein: MISPLVLLKRRWRRKISRTRWIARLLKRDLSAPHGDEPGLVILQIDGLARTQLDRALADGRMPFLKKLVDRGHFEHLSFYSGLPSTTPAVQAEVMFGARCAVPAFQFLNRESGETVLMYEQEWAKRVGTRLAAEHQPLLEGGRSYSNIYAAGAVESRFCAETMDAANLRDMTRPWKLAIVAALYFFTILRVTALAILELFIAVGDMIRGLAGRQHWRAELHSIPSRVGVSIVMREWLRVILKLSIEEGAPIIYGNFLGYDEQAHRRGPDSWFAHWGLKGIDGVIEDVFRTAHRSDARDYEVIVFSDHGQERTAIYENETEATIHQAAERAFSAGTLAGRKVRGLDDYGARGPETDQRDRHLLRMKRGRKDVPQATTEELENDVIVTALGPLGHIYLPVKLSHAELRDYARRLVQEEHVPLVLFRGEHGRLEARNPLGEWRLPEDAVQIFGPDHPFLAEAVGDLMRLAEHPDAGDLMFSGWSNQREPSTFVHENGAHGSIGSEETRGFALIPHAIHLHHRRAADGQRYIRGVDLYRGAWRFVHPDRPLAHHRDHDAIPGSASFAPATDDQSPQPLRVMTYNIHSCIGIDGKIRPERIVSVIRSCRADVIALQEVDANRHRSRRHEQARMIAEALSMSHHYYAVADWDGEQYGLAVISRFPLEHVQSAHLTAADHAKRSEARGAMWVKLQTPAGVVHVINTHFGLRRAERQRQTAILLGDDWLGKIPADEPALLCGDLNAGPKSPVCASLGRRLVDVACRAPNYKPRATFISTMPVRRLDYIFASEHFEVVAIRQPRTPTAKLASDHLPVCAELRLRNE, translated from the coding sequence TTGATTAGCCCGCTCGTACTGTTGAAGCGTCGCTGGCGCCGCAAGATCAGCCGCACGCGGTGGATTGCGCGGTTGCTCAAGCGCGATCTCTCGGCGCCACACGGCGACGAACCGGGGCTCGTCATCTTGCAGATCGACGGCCTCGCCCGCACGCAACTCGATCGGGCCCTCGCCGACGGGCGGATGCCGTTCCTGAAGAAGCTCGTCGATCGCGGCCACTTCGAGCATCTCAGCTTTTACTCCGGCCTTCCTTCGACGACGCCAGCCGTGCAAGCCGAGGTGATGTTCGGCGCACGCTGCGCCGTGCCGGCGTTTCAGTTTCTCAATCGCGAGTCGGGCGAGACGGTGCTCATGTACGAGCAGGAGTGGGCCAAGCGCGTCGGCACGCGGCTCGCCGCCGAGCATCAGCCGCTGCTCGAAGGAGGCCGCTCGTATTCGAACATCTATGCCGCCGGGGCCGTCGAGTCCCGCTTCTGCGCCGAAACGATGGACGCCGCCAACCTCCGCGACATGACGCGGCCCTGGAAGCTCGCGATTGTCGCCGCCCTCTACTTCTTCACGATCTTGCGGGTGACGGCGCTGGCGATCCTCGAATTGTTCATCGCCGTCGGCGACATGATTCGCGGCCTCGCCGGCCGGCAACATTGGCGGGCTGAACTGCACTCGATTCCATCCCGCGTCGGCGTTTCGATTGTGATGCGCGAATGGCTCCGCGTGATACTCAAGCTGTCGATCGAGGAAGGCGCCCCGATTATTTACGGCAACTTCCTCGGCTACGACGAACAGGCCCACCGCCGCGGGCCCGACAGCTGGTTCGCACACTGGGGGCTCAAGGGCATCGACGGCGTTATCGAAGACGTCTTTCGTACGGCCCATCGCTCCGATGCTCGCGACTACGAGGTGATCGTCTTCTCCGACCACGGACAAGAGCGAACCGCGATTTACGAAAACGAAACCGAGGCGACGATTCATCAGGCGGCGGAACGGGCATTCAGCGCCGGCACGCTCGCCGGTCGCAAAGTTCGCGGCCTCGACGATTATGGCGCACGCGGGCCTGAGACCGATCAACGCGACCGCCATCTGCTGCGGATGAAACGCGGACGCAAGGACGTGCCGCAGGCGACCACTGAAGAGTTGGAGAACGATGTCATCGTCACGGCGCTTGGTCCGTTGGGGCACATTTATCTGCCAGTTAAGTTGTCGCACGCGGAGCTGCGCGACTATGCTCGTCGGCTCGTGCAGGAAGAGCACGTTCCGCTCGTGCTGTTCCGCGGCGAGCATGGGCGGCTTGAAGCCCGCAACCCGCTCGGTGAGTGGCGGCTGCCGGAAGACGCTGTGCAGATTTTCGGCCCGGACCACCCGTTCCTCGCCGAGGCGGTGGGCGATTTGATGCGGCTTGCCGAGCATCCCGACGCCGGCGATCTGATGTTCAGCGGTTGGAGCAACCAGCGCGAGCCGAGCACGTTCGTCCACGAGAATGGCGCCCACGGCAGCATCGGCAGCGAAGAGACCCGCGGCTTCGCGCTGATTCCGCACGCGATCCACTTGCACCATCGTCGCGCGGCTGACGGCCAGCGCTATATTCGCGGCGTCGACCTCTACCGCGGCGCGTGGCGGTTCGTGCATCCCGATCGGCCGCTGGCGCATCATCGCGATCACGATGCCATACCTGGCTCTGCCTCATTCGCACCAGCGACCGACGACCAGTCGCCCCAACCGCTCCGCGTGATGACCTACAACATCCACAGCTGCATCGGCATCGACGGCAAGATCCGCCCCGAGCGGATCGTCTCGGTGATTCGCTCCTGCCGCGCCGACGTGATCGCGTTGCAAGAGGTCGACGCCAACCGTCATCGCTCCCGCCGGCACGAGCAGGCTCGCATGATTGCCGAGGCGCTGTCGATGAGCCACCACTACTACGCCGTTGCCGATTGGGACGGCGAGCAATACGGCCTCGCCGTCATCAGCCGCTTCCCGCTCGAACATGTGCAGTCGGCTCACCTCACCGCCGCCGACCACGCCAAACGGAGCGAAGCCCGCGGCGCCATGTGGGTGAAGCTACAAACGCCCGCCGGCGTCGTGCACGTGATCAACACCCACTTCGGTCTCCGTCGCGCGGAGCGGCAACGGCAAACGGCGATCCTGCTCGGCGATGATTGGCTCGGCAAGATTCCGGCCGACGAACCAGCGCTCCTCTGCGGCGATCTCAACGCCGGCCCCAAGTCGCCCGTCTGCGCGTCGCTCGGCAGAAGACTCGTCGACGTCGCCTGCCGTGCGCCGAACTACAAACCACGCGCGACGTTCATCTCAACGATGCCGGTGCGACGGCTCGACTACATCTTCGCAAGCGAACACTTTGAAGTGGTCGCGATTCGGCAGCCTCGCACGCCGACGGCGAAGCTGGCGTCAGACCACTTGCCCGTTTGTGCGGAGCTGCGTCTTCGCAACGAGTAG
- a CDS encoding glycoside hydrolase family 71/99-like protein, producing the protein MRISLHWLVVFAASLLAATARAEPPPAVAKTNPLPVYMHYMPWFDAPAAPVGDGWGHHWTMRNRDPNVIDSNGRRQIASHYYPKIGPYASSDPHVIEYHLLLMKLAGVDGVLINWYGEQGTNGDVAQLLKNSNAIVERVGKYGLKFAVVFEDRFAANLGQAQANMRYLREHYFQRPEYIRYGKQQRPLVLVFGPITFQKPAEWDAIVAEAGEPLTLLTLPYESAEAGANASGEFQWIWEDETKDNAIEVLADFLKNRAPQLKTVCGVAYPGFNDYYEEGGDGAVVPFEIAHDDGQTLARTLELANKHRDELAMLQLATWNDFGEGTMFEPTAETGFDYLAQVQKFTGVPHNEADLEIAYRLYEARQRHAGDAAKTESLDRVAKLLNALKTSEARVLLDEIETP; encoded by the coding sequence ATGCGCATTTCACTCCATTGGCTCGTCGTTTTTGCCGCTTCTCTCCTCGCGGCAACCGCCCGCGCCGAGCCCCCGCCAGCCGTCGCGAAGACCAACCCGCTGCCGGTTTACATGCACTACATGCCCTGGTTCGACGCCCCCGCCGCGCCCGTCGGCGACGGTTGGGGCCACCACTGGACGATGCGCAACCGCGACCCGAACGTCATCGACTCGAACGGCCGCCGGCAGATCGCCTCGCACTATTACCCGAAGATCGGCCCCTACGCGTCGAGCGATCCCCACGTCATCGAGTACCACCTGCTGCTCATGAAGCTCGCCGGCGTCGACGGCGTACTGATCAACTGGTACGGCGAGCAAGGAACCAACGGCGACGTGGCGCAGTTGCTGAAGAACTCCAACGCGATCGTCGAGCGCGTCGGCAAGTACGGCCTCAAGTTCGCCGTCGTGTTCGAAGATCGCTTCGCCGCGAACCTCGGGCAGGCGCAAGCGAACATGCGCTATCTCCGCGAGCACTACTTCCAACGGCCCGAGTACATTCGCTACGGAAAACAGCAGCGGCCGCTGGTGCTGGTGTTCGGGCCAATCACGTTTCAAAAGCCGGCTGAGTGGGATGCGATCGTCGCCGAAGCGGGCGAACCGCTTACGCTGCTAACGCTGCCGTACGAATCGGCCGAAGCGGGCGCCAATGCCAGCGGCGAGTTCCAGTGGATTTGGGAAGACGAAACGAAAGACAACGCAATCGAAGTGCTCGCCGACTTCCTCAAGAACCGGGCGCCGCAATTGAAGACTGTATGCGGAGTCGCTTATCCCGGGTTCAACGATTACTACGAGGAGGGAGGCGACGGCGCCGTCGTGCCGTTTGAAATCGCGCACGACGACGGCCAAACACTCGCCCGCACGCTCGAACTCGCAAACAAGCACCGCGACGAACTCGCGATGCTGCAGCTGGCCACATGGAACGATTTTGGCGAGGGGACGATGTTCGAGCCAACCGCGGAGACGGGGTTCGACTATCTCGCGCAGGTGCAGAAGTTCACCGGCGTACCGCACAACGAAGCAGACCTCGAAATTGCTTACCGACTTTACGAAGCGCGGCAGCGACATGCCGGCGATGCGGCGAAGACGGAGTCGCTCGATCGGGTTGCGAAACTGTTGAATGCGTTGAAAACCAGCGAAGCCCGCGTTTTGCTGGATGAGATTGAAACGCCGTGA
- a CDS encoding FG-GAP repeat domain-containing protein produces MRRTVLLVVSALLAAAHFAEAPVLAGEGLQRLQYGAGAPAVDLGVGLWAWPMAFDWDGDGDLDLVVSCPDVPFNGTYLFENPGGDAKLPVFKPPVRVGPGFHDIQASDVEGETRLLVPGHELIDFRKNQLSQQKRIHPLDNIHPVKVRGNQWRFVDYDGDGVRDLIVGVGDWSEYGWDNAFNAAGEWTNGPLHGYVYLLRNGGTNEQPQYAKPEKLAAGGAVIDVYGAPTLNFGDFDGDGDLDLLCGEFMDGFNYFENIGTRTAPEYAAGRRLMHDGRPLAMDLQMIIPAAVDWDRDGDLDLVVGDEDGRVALVEHTGQVVDGLPQFLPPVYFQQEADAVKFGALVTPVSFDWDGDGDEDLLCGNTAGHIGFIENLDGGNPPRWAPPVLLQAGGKPFRIQAGANGSIQGPCEAKWGYTTFSVADWDSDGLADIVLNSILGRVEWLRNIGTRTEPRLAAAEPVDVAWELAESQAPPKPAWTWWTPGKTELAPEWRTTPVAVDWTGDGLCDLVMLDHEGYLALFERFRDGDRLRLKPGRRAFRIEGDAAFDGNHNRIGTDATGLRLNALPAGKSGRRKLCVVDWNNDGRLDLIVNSINANVLLNVGEADGVTTFRNLGPVDKLRLAGHDTSPTTVDWDGDGVRELLLGAEDGHFYYLEQRPPQLSP; encoded by the coding sequence ATGCGACGTACCGTTTTACTTGTCGTCTCGGCGCTGCTGGCGGCAGCCCATTTTGCTGAAGCGCCAGTGTTGGCGGGCGAGGGACTGCAACGCTTGCAGTATGGTGCGGGCGCCCCGGCGGTCGATCTGGGCGTTGGGCTGTGGGCGTGGCCGATGGCGTTCGATTGGGACGGCGACGGCGATCTTGATTTGGTCGTGTCGTGCCCTGATGTGCCGTTCAATGGGACGTACTTGTTTGAGAATCCCGGCGGCGACGCGAAGCTGCCGGTGTTCAAGCCGCCGGTACGCGTCGGCCCTGGGTTTCACGACATTCAGGCAAGCGACGTCGAGGGCGAGACGCGGTTGCTTGTGCCGGGGCATGAGTTGATCGACTTTCGCAAGAACCAACTAAGCCAGCAGAAACGCATCCATCCGCTCGACAACATTCACCCCGTGAAAGTCCGCGGCAACCAGTGGCGCTTCGTTGACTACGACGGCGACGGCGTGCGCGATCTGATCGTCGGCGTCGGGGATTGGAGCGAGTACGGCTGGGACAATGCGTTCAACGCGGCCGGCGAGTGGACCAACGGCCCTCTACATGGGTACGTCTATTTGCTGCGTAACGGCGGGACGAACGAGCAGCCGCAGTACGCAAAACCGGAAAAGCTAGCGGCCGGCGGCGCCGTGATCGATGTCTACGGAGCGCCAACGCTGAACTTCGGCGACTTCGACGGCGACGGCGACCTCGACCTGCTCTGCGGCGAATTTATGGATGGCTTCAACTATTTTGAAAACATCGGCACGCGCACGGCGCCCGAGTATGCGGCGGGGCGGCGGTTGATGCACGACGGGCGGCCGCTGGCGATGGATTTGCAGATGATCATCCCGGCGGCGGTCGATTGGGATCGCGACGGCGATCTCGACCTCGTGGTGGGCGACGAAGATGGCCGCGTGGCGCTCGTGGAACACACGGGCCAAGTAGTCGATGGATTGCCGCAGTTTCTGCCGCCGGTTTATTTTCAACAGGAAGCCGACGCGGTGAAGTTCGGGGCGCTCGTGACGCCGGTGAGTTTCGATTGGGACGGGGACGGCGACGAAGATCTGCTGTGCGGCAACACGGCAGGACACATCGGGTTCATTGAAAACCTCGATGGCGGCAATCCGCCGCGGTGGGCGCCGCCGGTGTTACTGCAGGCAGGGGGCAAACCGTTTCGCATTCAGGCCGGGGCCAATGGTTCCATCCAAGGCCCTTGCGAAGCGAAGTGGGGATACACGACGTTCAGCGTTGCCGATTGGGATAGCGACGGGCTCGCCGATATTGTGCTGAATTCGATCTTGGGCCGCGTCGAGTGGCTGCGGAACATCGGCACGCGGACGGAACCGCGGCTCGCAGCGGCGGAGCCAGTCGATGTGGCGTGGGAACTTGCGGAAAGCCAAGCGCCGCCGAAGCCGGCGTGGACTTGGTGGACGCCAGGGAAGACGGAGCTTGCCCCCGAATGGCGGACGACGCCGGTCGCGGTCGACTGGACCGGCGACGGGCTGTGCGATTTGGTGATGCTTGATCACGAAGGGTATCTCGCGCTATTCGAACGGTTCCGCGACGGCGATCGGTTGCGATTGAAACCAGGGCGACGGGCGTTTCGGATCGAAGGGGATGCGGCGTTCGACGGCAATCACAATCGGATCGGCACAGATGCGACGGGGTTGCGACTCAACGCGCTCCCGGCCGGGAAGAGTGGCCGGCGGAAGCTGTGCGTCGTCGATTGGAACAACGACGGCCGGCTCGATCTCATTGTGAACAGCATCAATGCGAACGTGCTGCTCAACGTTGGCGAGGCGGATGGAGTCACGACGTTTCGTAATTTGGGGCCGGTCGACAAATTAAGACTCGCGGGGCATGATACGAGCCCGACGACGGTTGATTGGGACGGGGATGGCGTGCGGGAGTTGTTGCTGGGGGCGGAGGATGGGCATTTTTATTATTTGGAGCAGCGGCCTCCGCAGTTGTCGCCGTAG
- a CDS encoding cytochrome-c peroxidase, with protein sequence MTRYRVSAPAAFMRSAALVLSLAVGQASQWANAQAVATPPAPAAEPANAAASESSADDGTTAATPAPQRRPLPPTVLRRLPRRPERTDEERQELAAQLREIYRKTPSTWPAPAVDAGVKWQEIGLLPDVQHPEDNPLTKEKVALGKMLFFDPRVSGSGQMACASCHDPDLGWGDGRTTSFGIDRKPLDRNAPSLMNAAYHTSLFWDGRAESLEDQAKQVLLNQDEMRSAPADLSAKLGAIPGYREKFKEVFGSEEVTIERVTQALACFERTITGGRTPLDHFLKGRKSALSDEAMLGLDLFRREARCMNCHHGPLMSDGEFHEVGLSYYGRKFEDLGRYDVTGEAADVGRFRTPSLRNFKESGPYMHNGLFPTARGVLNMYNVGMPTIRRHAHQLEDPLFPKKSSLLKPLGLNNQDLSDLEAFLEAASEPYLRMRPPELPPAEPQETAAK encoded by the coding sequence GTGACTCGATACCGTGTAAGCGCGCCGGCCGCATTCATGCGGTCGGCTGCGCTCGTTTTGTCTCTGGCAGTTGGCCAAGCGTCGCAGTGGGCCAATGCTCAAGCAGTGGCGACCCCGCCGGCGCCCGCGGCCGAGCCTGCGAACGCAGCGGCCAGCGAATCATCTGCTGACGATGGAACGACAGCGGCAACGCCCGCTCCGCAGCGCCGTCCGCTACCGCCGACGGTGCTTCGCCGTTTACCGCGTCGTCCAGAGCGAACCGACGAAGAACGCCAGGAGCTTGCCGCCCAACTCCGCGAAATCTACCGCAAGACGCCGTCGACTTGGCCGGCCCCTGCCGTCGACGCCGGCGTGAAGTGGCAAGAGATCGGCCTGTTGCCTGATGTGCAGCACCCTGAGGACAACCCGCTCACCAAGGAGAAGGTGGCGCTCGGCAAAATGCTCTTCTTCGATCCGCGCGTCTCCGGCAGCGGGCAGATGGCGTGCGCGTCGTGCCACGATCCTGACCTTGGGTGGGGCGATGGCCGGACCACCTCGTTCGGCATCGATCGCAAGCCGCTCGATCGCAACGCCCCCAGTTTGATGAACGCGGCGTACCACACGTCGCTCTTCTGGGATGGCCGCGCCGAGTCGCTCGAAGATCAGGCGAAGCAGGTGCTGCTGAACCAAGACGAAATGCGCTCGGCGCCCGCCGACCTCTCGGCAAAGCTCGGCGCGATCCCCGGCTATCGCGAAAAGTTCAAAGAAGTCTTCGGCTCGGAAGAAGTGACGATCGAGCGCGTGACGCAGGCGCTCGCTTGCTTCGAGCGGACAATCACCGGCGGCCGCACGCCCCTCGATCACTTTCTGAAGGGTCGCAAGTCGGCCCTCAGCGACGAGGCCATGCTCGGCCTCGATCTGTTCCGCCGCGAGGCCCGCTGCATGAATTGCCATCACGGGCCGCTCATGTCGGACGGCGAGTTTCACGAAGTTGGCCTCAGCTATTATGGCCGCAAGTTCGAGGACCTCGGCCGCTACGACGTCACTGGCGAAGCGGCGGACGTCGGCCGGTTCCGCACGCCGTCGCTGCGGAATTTTAAAGAGTCGGGGCCATACATGCACAACGGCCTGTTCCCGACGGCTCGCGGCGTGCTGAACATGTACAACGTCGGCATGCCGACGATCCGCCGGCACGCCCACCAACTGGAAGATCCGCTCTTCCCGAAGAAGTCGTCGCTGCTGAAGCCGCTGGGGCTGAACAATCAGGACTTGTCCGATTTGGAAGCATTCCTGGAAGCGGCGTCGGAGCCGTATCTGCGGATGCGTCCGCCGGAACTGCCGCCTGCCGAGCCGCAAGAAACGGCGGCGAAGTAG
- a CDS encoding dihydrodipicolinate synthase family protein, with protein MNQHSAQNLAAAQRDWPRPLRGIIPPLATPLKSRDELDAAALERLTERIIAGGVHGLFVLGTTGEAAALSVRMRREIVERVTRQVAGRIPVLVGVSDTSLVEALAATEHAAAVGADAIVATTPYYVPPEQEELLAFFKALHDESPLPLYLYNMPGLTKTWISLEVVRAAMEWPNVHGLKDSSGDLAYFREVANELHRRPDWSLLAGSESLLVDTMEVGGHGCVSGGANVWPQLYVGLYEAALRGDDAAIEQLQAQLNQFSAIYEDGQYGACAIRGIKTALALLGICDEQMAATFRPATAEQRATIAACLQKLNVPR; from the coding sequence ATGAATCAACATTCAGCGCAGAACCTTGCCGCCGCTCAGCGCGATTGGCCCCGTCCCTTGCGCGGCATCATCCCGCCGCTGGCCACGCCGCTCAAGTCGCGCGACGAACTCGACGCGGCGGCGCTCGAACGTCTCACCGAGCGCATCATCGCCGGCGGCGTCCACGGGCTGTTTGTGCTCGGCACCACCGGCGAAGCGGCCGCACTTTCCGTGCGGATGCGTCGCGAGATCGTCGAGCGCGTCACGCGGCAAGTCGCCGGTCGCATCCCCGTGCTCGTCGGCGTCTCCGACACGTCGCTTGTCGAAGCGCTCGCCGCCACCGAGCATGCCGCGGCCGTCGGCGCCGACGCGATCGTCGCGACGACGCCGTATTACGTCCCGCCCGAGCAAGAAGAATTGCTCGCGTTCTTCAAGGCGCTGCACGACGAGTCCCCCCTGCCCCTCTACCTCTACAACATGCCGGGGCTTACGAAGACGTGGATTTCGCTCGAAGTGGTTCGCGCCGCGATGGAATGGCCGAACGTGCACGGCTTGAAAGATAGCTCGGGCGATCTCGCGTACTTCCGCGAGGTGGCGAACGAACTCCACCGCCGTCCCGATTGGTCGCTGCTTGCCGGCTCCGAGAGCTTGCTCGTCGACACGATGGAAGTCGGCGGCCACGGCTGCGTCAGCGGCGGTGCGAATGTTTGGCCGCAACTTTACGTCGGGCTCTACGAGGCGGCGCTGCGCGGCGACGACGCGGCGATCGAGCAGCTGCAAGCGCAGCTCAACCAATTCTCGGCGATCTACGAAGATGGCCAGTACGGCGCCTGCGCGATCCGCGGCATCAAGACGGCGCTCGCGCTGCTGGGGATTTGCGACGAGCAAATGGCTGCGACGTTCCGCCCCGCGACTGCCGAGCAGCGAGCGACGATCGCCGCTTGTCTCCAGAAGCTCAACGTTCCCCGTTAG